The Plasmodium vivax chromosome 12, whole genome shotgun sequence genomic interval TCGTAAATTTCGAGCAAGTCATGTAATTGGCGTTCTCTCGGTTCACTTCCAACTTGGCTTTGATcacaaaagtgaaaaaattctTGCAAGTCATTTCCCTGCCCCTGTCCTGAGATGGTAGTGGCGTTGGTAAACTTCCTACTTTCATATGACCCAACGTGAATGCTTTTGCACGAAAAATTTTCGTGATGGTTATCCTCCAAGAAGTATTGCGCAACGTTAAACGTCAATATGTTGTTATTGTGgccatttaatttttgcgaaTGGTCGTAACTTTCATggttaaaattattttttaaaaattgatttTTTGGCAAAAGCGTGGTGGGGTTATATTTCatatgttcctttttctcaaTTTCCATGTCAATACTTTTTCGAAATAGGAAATTTGTCCCCCTCACAAAAGTGCCATGAACTAATTGTGCAATATTATCTTCACTTAAATCACCGTCTTTTTTGCAATCTCCAaaaattgcatttatttgtttattgaTGTAGGCATCTGTGAAAACGCGATTTGATGATGACACTTGGTCGTATGTcgttactttttttaacatgtccatttttgcgttgttttttttttcctcacaaatgtatttttttttattttcaacgTATGTATCTTCCTCGCGTATGTAATTGTTCTCATTGTACGCCtcgtcatttttgcaaaatggactTTTCGGCCAACCGTCACTGTGCAAGTCTTTTTCGTAGCAGCTACGTGGACTTTGCTGATTTGCACTTTGgttaaaaatgtgctcaAAATTAtgactgttcaggtaaaaactGTCTTCCTTCCATCCATTTCGCTCGACGTGAAAATATTCCTCGCCCCTTCCAGGTAACACTTTATTGCAATTATTGTCAATTCCACCGTTTGCGGGATGCCCCTTTTGGCACTCCTCGCTGTGGATACTGCGGGTTTTGTTTTCCATGTAGTAGCTCCCGATGTTTCCGCTTCCTTGAGGGTCACCCGTGGGACGGACATCGCttgacctgttcaggcgaCTTGTGTAGAAACTTTCttctgacccgttcaggcgatttgTGTAGAAACTttcgcctgacccgttcaggcaattTTGACTATCATcaaatttgcacacacgGCCATAACTTAAATTGTCATCTTCAAACGTGTCGAGCGCCCAATTACAAATTAAATTCTCGTCAACCCCCCCTGCGGTGGTGCTCTTCTCCGTTAGTTTGATGCCCTGCGTAGGCCCATTCTCCCCTTTCCTTCCACCGTTTAGCTTGTAAGACCCATTTTCGCTGTctagccaattttttttttttttttcctccccaggAATATGGTCATAGTGAGTACCGGGCAAGTTCGCCTTTTTTATTAGCTGTTCATCAAAGTGCggcattttttctccctcattTGTATCTCTGTGCATGCTgtttttttgaaattcccatttctctattttttcccatctgtCATTTCCTTCGGGGGGATTACCAGTTGGGCCAATTACCACCTCGCTCCATTTCCGTGGAGAAAATATTTCCCCCTGCTCGTGTGGTCTCCTGCGCTTATCCAAGTCGCCACTGCTAGGAAAGTCTCGCTTTGTGGCAGCACTATTTGCCGAGCTTCCCTGTGtaaattccctttttccgAAGGTGCTGGACCTCTCCGTAGTGTCcgaaaaattatatgcacTGTCAACCACCCCTATGTTGGAATGCTCTCCCAAACCATCCGCGTCGCAACGGAAGTTTTCACAAGTGACATATTCTCCGCTCATGAAAGCGTCTATAGCGCTGTTATAACTTAACTcgctcttcccattttgcaattcccCCACTGCACAGTCACTTCTATGGTGGCGATGGTTGCCATGAGGAATGTTAACAATTTGTgtatgcttccccccctcgtgTGGTCCACCCGCATGTAGACTTTGCAGATTTACTTCACCTGTGTCTTTCGTTTTCAAAACGGAAATTCTGCTCCCATCGTGGTTGTTGCTGAACTGACGGTGTTTTCCCGTCAGCTTTGCGCTCTTCCCATTCGAGTCATTATCGTAAAAATTGAGTTGCTTAGTGAAGTGCTCTTTTTCGAAATACTGCTTGTTGTGATTATGCCTTGAGGCGCTAAAGCCTTCTGACATACTTTTGTTAGATGGCACGTTTTGCTGAGCAGAGGCGAATTCGTGTCTACTGCTTGGGTTGACATGACTGGAGATGCTGGTGTCATTCCGTGGGGAGCAGCTGTGGCTGCAGTTAACAGCACTTTTGTTGCAACTGGACGTGGTAAAGTACCTCTGAGCCGCATCACTAATGCAACCCGCTCCGCCCCAGCCGTGAACATTTGCGTCACCAGTGTCGAACCAACTCTCCCACGCAAGTAACCCACTGTCTCTGTGTAACTCGTTTGGCTTGTTTAAGTGGAAGCTGTTCTTCACTCGTCCGATGTCTTGCACATCCCTTTTCTGACTCTGAAATATGCCCAAGTCTATTACATTATTGCTAGACGCCTTTATAACCCTATCGATGCTACATAAATCATCGCCAgcgttgtaaaaaatgtgtacgtTATTGTGGATGTGCACACAGACATGGTTATTCTTCCCATGTCCAGCACCATAATTTTCGTATGCACTCCACTCATCTTTCACGTTATTGTCTTTCCGCGGCACGCTCCCGTTAATTTTGCTGCTGTTCATTTTGGTGGATTtgtggccattttttttaaaaagcgggaaagaaaaaaaaaaaaaaaaaaaaaaaatcgcactGTTAATCGCGGTGATGTACTGCTAGCAAAAGTTGCAAGAGTGAGTAGCAGTAATGCCACTCGCGATACTGACCATAAAGTGAATCCCTCTTCTCCTCAATTTTTCGTGTCAACCAAAGTTTACAATTTTTCCCAAAAGGCGTACACACCACAGGGCGAGTGGTGAATATGCGCTTCACTTGTCTTTGTTTTTCTGTGGTGCTATTTaagttacgaaaaaaaaaaaaaaaaaaaaacttttcacCTCTCACCAATCTGTTCAGTACTATTCATTTCGACAAAGCGCTTCGCATTTCCTCGCCCTCTGCCATGGTATGATAAAACGTacttctttccattttgaatgttCTGTTCATTTGCAGTTGCTACGCAAATTGGACTTGCCCCTCGACCTGCGCTGGTGAATATGCcaacggggggaggggaaaaaatggggagcatGAAAAAttgggggagaagaaaaaatcgcGCCTGCTGCAAACCTCGGGCGGGTATTCCCCTTTCCCATCAGAATCAGCCACGCGAGGAAGTTTCGCCCCTTTGGGAATACCCCGGCATTGTTAAATAGCCAACCCGGTGTGTTCAcctttgagaaaaaaaaaaaaaaaaggaacaggttaaaaaaggtgctgaagagttttttttttttgtgctttttcCACGGAAGGGCAATTTTCTCATGCTCAGCCGTTCTGCCGTTCCGCTGCTCTGCTGCTCCCCTCGCGCGTTAACTCTCCAAAcgtgaaaaggagaaaataaatcgCTAAAGCGGTTTACGCGAACGGGAGCGTACCCGTTGACGGCATGCTTCCTGTACCGTCAGGCTTTCGCCCCCAATTTTGatttcccctttgcgaaaaaaaaggatgaacaTGCGATGTGTGTGTATAAAATGCTCATATCCGCGTGGCAGTTTATTAAGCGAATTTTCAGCACAAAAAAAGACGCATACTGGGGAGGAATTTTCAGCAGCAACTTCAAAATGAACCTCCTTATAACGTTCTCAATGAACGTTAGAAAagttctaatttttttttttttttttgttgttttccCCTCTTGGAGCATACATGTCGTGGTAGACATGCACCGCGAATAGGCAGGAGCGTAACAAAGGTGAAAATGTATTGGAATTATTCACATgcgggcatttttttccaaatgggaaGTGCCAACCTGGTCGCTCATTACTTCTCTTCCCTtctgcacaaaaaaatggttagcACGAACAGTTATGCCTGCAGTTCTGGGCGAATATTTCCACGTTTTCGCCCCCAACATACGAATCGCTTGTCGCGTTGGAGACCTGGCAGGTGTGCCACCACCCCCTCCCGCAGCAACACCAGTCGGGCTACCTCTCAAATGGGACGGCATAGGTGAAGCGGTAGTCCGTCTACATacatgtttaaaaaattttttttttttaaaagttctctttttttttttagccccGCTGTTACACGTTccaaatgtgtaaaaaaaaaaaatagtaaccACAACGTCGTGGAAGATAGTcgcaaaattaaaacaacTTTTGCCACTTGCTATGATGATAAGTAGCGCTACACATGGGGGCAGACGGTAGGGGGCCAAATCATGCATCCTCCACAgtgatgtatttttttatattttcaattttttgacaCAACACAGGGGTGGTTCCCTTTGGAAAAACGGTCGGTTGCGCCAGGTGATATAGTCGAACGTTCGGCTGCTTATACGGTCTTATGTGTTGCGAACCATCCTTCGTTATAACGCAAATGTCTACATTTCCACCTGAACCCAAATCGTTAAAAATACCTGCACATATAGCTTCGCACACGAGttctttcccttcttctATCGTCATATTATCCCTGTATTTGGCCTCCAATACAGCCATAGCACTAAGGGATCCAGACCCCAAAGCCGTGAAGGGTAACAAACAGGAAGAGCCATGTGGGTGAATACCATACAGCTGAGGGCCAGTAACATCTACCCCTCCTAAGACAATTGCACACACTTTATATCCTTGGTACTTAAACAGCTCTTGCGTCAATCTTGAAACACACATGGCTACTCGGGGCTGTGTGTTCGTATTTAAACGATGCAATTCTACATTGTGTTGTAGCCATAACGTAGTATGCTCCAAGTCTCCAGCTACCCCTGCACCTGCacagtatatatttttacttatatagTGTAACTTGCTACAATTTTTATCTGCCACTATTGGACCTTCCGTAGCTCTGGTGTCTGCTCCCAAAATAACTGCATTTTGGCATACCAAGCCACAGATGGTTGTTCCCGTTTTTCGAAAATTGGGAAAGGTGActcctttttccttcaaaattTCATTTCTCTTGagattttcaaaattgaatCCTCCACTTTCTTCTTTCAGCGCATTCATATACTCGAGCTTCATCTTTGCGCTCGGTGTAACGTTAACGTGTGCTACGTCGTTTGTggggtgattttttttttaagctgtGATTCTTCGCCGTGTATACTTCGTTATTTGGAGGAGGGGGGGCCCGAATTGGGGTGAAGCAGAGGAATGGTTATCCGTTTGCTGTTCGGGGGGGGAGTACATACCAGGGGTTACTCTTGTTGTGCCCTTAAATTGCAGCTCTCCCCTTCCAAATTATTCACATGCCATAAATTCGTGATTTACCAAAGTGCAGCTGTACATGTGTTCGCATATCCTGATGTTTAATCCCTCCTAGCAAaagaaatgttaaaaaagtttcCCTCGGCCGCAAAATATGCACGCTGGTTCGAAATGGTATGCTTGCTGCAAATTGCGCATTCGGTGAGCAGTGCTACTCGCGGATGCTTTCGTAAGTAAATGCAAGTGGAGGGAGCGCCTACTACGGAAAGTAGCATATATGTGttaaacgaaatgaaaaagaaggggTGCTTCAAAAGGTAGCTTCAAATGGAAGGCGCGAATACGAAAAGCTTTTAACCAAGCCAGCTGGTAAAAATGCGCAACTTTTTAAGCAGCGTGCCCATTACGAATTTGCTACTCGgtggttattttatttttttttttttttttttctcaaacgAAAACGTGGAAAAAGTGTACACTGAATAATATCACGCGTTACGgttccccttttatttttttttttttcgaacaCAAATGAGTCACACCCCCGTGTGGTACACTCAAGCATTGGCGGCAAAAGAGCGAACGTCCTCGTGGACTTAACAGCTTTAGCAAAAGTGAGAAAGGGCTATGCGAACAAGCGGATTTCTGTTCAAGTGCGGGTTTTCTCACATGGCAAAAGCTCGTTATCACATCAGTTTGcacaattcattttttacgtttgcACGGCGCGGGCAATATTTTTACGCATGAACGGTGTAAGCAAATTTGGGGCCCACACTTGAGGAAAGGCCATAAGGAACCAACTGCACCCACGGCCTGGTGCAAGGAAAAACGGAGTGAgattaaacaaaatgatgtGCACCCTTCGTTAGATGAGCGCTGTTGCCCCTTACAAATTGACTGTCGAATTTTTAGCGTGCCGGAGCGCGTGGCGAGCTACCTagcaaagaaagaaaaatagtACATTTCGCAAATACGCCAGTTCGCAATTTGTGCTACGCTCATGTTCACCTGCTTGTAGGAACAAACACACATTTTGCTGCTAAGCGGtcatatttcccccctccctttttggtgTGCCATTAAAAGGGGTGACGTCATATATAGGTGTATACGCAGCACGTACATATTATacacgtgtgtgcatatgcgtatgcgCATGCGTAAGCGTATCTCTACAATACGCTGACACGATTGTCTCCCCAAGCGGTTTCCACCCCCCTTGTCATCACTTGAATGTGATTCATCTTTCTAAGAAAAATCGTTTATCGGTCGGAGAACGTTAGCTTCTTTAAGTCAGATTCGTTGCgcaaaattatttcaaacaATTTTCTcataacgcaaaaaaaaaaaaaaaaaaaaattatgaacagccAGCCGTTTTTGTAAACGTAACATACAAATTGgtcatacaaaaaaaaaaaaaaaaaaaaaatgcgcaactTTTTTATTGCTTGTTCATAtcttttacacatttttatgcttcatttttgatttggcaatgttaaaaaaaaaaaaaaaaaaaaaaaaaaaagaacatacTAAAAAAAGACAATATCCTTTTCGAAGAAAGAAAAGTGAGAAatttcatttcgtttttaaaacGGTCATAAAAGATGTATATGAAAAATCATGTAAACAGTGactgcttccttttcgctttttttttttttatggagAAAGAATGCTTCATAACAATTgtaatgtgtatatatatgtgtatgtaaatgtatatataatatgcatacatttaacgcatccttcattttgaattGAATATACCCATAAGAGtactaagaaaaaaaaaaaaacttttatttatgaaatgTCTAAATcttatttgttctttttaatatgacATTATGAATgagatttctttttccttttttctttattaaccCATTCTCCTGTTTGCGATGTATTTTCCTTCCCGTGTGTAGCGATACGTACTATCtaaatgtatatacgtacatgtgcatttgtatgtgcgtatgtacagagcggaaaaaggaaatcccCCCTTTGCGATTTAAAGGGAAAACTGAAAAATATGCGTAATGCTGGAACACGCCCCCTTATGAAGTGATACCTTGGTGATATAACCATAGCGCattcgtaaattttttattgcgTATGCGCGTGCTTATGTACCTTTATGGAAGCCGTTCGAAGTCAGCTAGTGAAGCGCTTTTAAAGCAATACCCCCCTTCTCTGGCTCATCCTTTCCATCGCATCACACACGTTATGTAATTTTGGAGCATTACAGAGGGTACGCGCGaatgtatataaatgtacatatacctCGTGCGTACGTTcgtatgtaaatatatatgtacgtgcaGGCATATTGCGCTGCACCGGCCCTGCTCGccagaattaaaaaaatacatgtcATACGTTTGCCCTCGGGGATATAGAATTTCCGAATAATGAACGCTGCATAGTTTGGAAGCTGCCTCCAGTTATTCCGTGCAGTGCCCTTTGTGTCTCCAGTAACGTTTCCCCGCGTTGTGCCTCCCCGGGGAGTTCAGCAAGCTGCGAGGAGGAGCGGCGAAGAGGAGCGGCGAAGTGGAGCGGCGAAGTGGAGCAGCGAAGTGGAGCAGCGAAGtggcgaagcgaagcggcCGAGCGAACCTTCGAAACGACGCAACCGCGCTCAAAGCAAACAACAAAGCAGGTGAAGCAGGCAAAGCAGGTAAAGCAGCAACCAGGCAGTTAGCCACCCACCCACTGAGCGACATCGGCAAGCACAGATTTAAAAGAGAGCGAGCAAAAATGCTTAACCGCTGGGAATGCATAACGGTCAACCTGCGCTCGTGTGCATAGGGCATGAGCGTTTACGTAGGCATGTGAGCGAAGGCGTTTATGCAAATGTACATGAATAGCCAGTCGTTTGTTAACCCCCTTCCCCGTTCGGCACTAATCAAATGGCGGAATCATGCTCGTAATTACAGAAAACACATTCGAAAAACCCAACAACCCAAAGTATCCAAGAGGGAGCAAAGTGGCAATCAAAAGAAACAACTCCCAAGTGAAAGTCATATCAAACAGAATCACCCCATATTGTGGAGACATAACAAAAAGTAAAAGGGAGTTAATAAAAACACGTAAGTTCTTAAAGGAAAGTGATAAGATAAAGTACCACTATCTATATGCAAGAAAACATTTATGCAATGGAGAAcatgaaaggaaaataaaacttttttccgttgaaaaaacaaaaaatttaaaccaTTTGGAAAAGTTCTCCAAAattagaaagaaaaaaaatcaag includes:
- a CDS encoding 20S proteasome beta subunit, putative (encoded by transcript PVX_082355A); the protein is MKLEYMNALKEESGGFNFENLKRNEILKEKGVTFPNFRKTGTTICGLVCQNAVILGADTRATEGPIVADKNCSKLHYISKNIYCAGAGVAGDLEHTTLWLQHNVELHRLNTNTQPRVAMCVSRLTQELFKYQGYKVCAIVLGGVDVTGPQLYGIHPHGSSCLLPFTALGSGSLSAMAVLEAKYRDNMTIEEGKELVCEAICAGIFNDLGSGGNVDICVITKDGSQHIRPYKQPNVRLYHLAQPTVFPKGTTPVLCQKIENIKKYITVEDA